One part of the Ralstonia pickettii genome encodes these proteins:
- the lpxC gene encoding UDP-3-O-acyl-N-acetylglucosamine deacetylase yields MLKQRTIKSLVKTVGIGLHSGRKVTLTLRPAAAGTGIVFTRVDLDPAVEIPATASAIGDTRLASVLQKDGARVSTVEHLMSACAGLGIDNLYVDVDAEEIPIMDGSAASFVFLLQSAGIEEQGAAKRFIRVTKPVEIREGDKLARLDPYFGFKLSFTIEFRHPAVDKTGQTFEIDFADTSYTREIARARTFGFAHEVEMLREVGLARGGSLDNAIVLDEHRMLNNDELRYGDEFVRHKILDAIGDLYVVGHPLIAAYTAHKSGHGLNNALLRALLADETAYEMVTFDKVEEAPRAFLPQWQPAFS; encoded by the coding sequence ATGTTGAAACAACGCACCATCAAGTCCCTCGTCAAGACCGTCGGCATTGGGTTGCACTCGGGCCGCAAGGTGACGTTGACGTTGCGCCCGGCAGCCGCAGGCACCGGCATCGTCTTCACGCGCGTTGACCTCGACCCGGCCGTCGAGATTCCCGCTACCGCAAGCGCCATCGGCGACACGCGCCTAGCGTCCGTGCTGCAAAAGGACGGCGCCCGCGTCTCGACCGTCGAACATTTGATGTCTGCGTGCGCGGGCTTGGGCATCGACAATCTCTATGTCGACGTCGACGCCGAAGAAATCCCCATCATGGACGGCAGCGCGGCCTCGTTCGTGTTTCTGCTGCAATCGGCGGGTATCGAAGAGCAGGGCGCAGCCAAGCGGTTCATTCGCGTGACGAAGCCGGTGGAAATCCGCGAGGGCGACAAGCTTGCCCGCCTCGATCCCTACTTCGGCTTCAAGCTGTCGTTCACGATCGAATTCCGCCACCCGGCCGTCGATAAGACCGGCCAGACGTTCGAGATCGACTTTGCCGATACGAGCTACACGCGTGAAATCGCCCGCGCCCGTACGTTCGGTTTCGCCCACGAAGTCGAGATGCTGCGCGAGGTCGGCCTGGCGCGCGGCGGTAGCCTCGACAACGCCATCGTGCTCGACGAACACCGCATGCTGAACAACGACGAACTGCGCTACGGCGATGAGTTCGTCCGTCACAAGATCCTCGACGCGATTGGCGACCTGTATGTGGTGGGCCACCCGCTGATCGCCGCATACACCGCGCACAAGTCGGGTCATGGCCTGAACAACGCGCTGCTGCGCGCGCTGCTGGCCGACGAAACGGCTTATGAGATGGTGACGTTCGACAAGGTGGAAGAAGCGCCGCGCGCGTTTCTGCCGCAGTGGCAACCGGCCTTCTCGTGA
- a CDS encoding D-alanine--D-alanine ligase, with amino-acid sequence MTTGPFVPNPTIDPKSLGKVGVLMGGRSAEREISLMSGNGVLAALRARGVDAHPFDPGLQPVADLAKQGFDRVVISLHGRFGEDGTIQGLLEQFGIPYTGSGVLASALAMDKEATKRQWQTHGLPTPDFVMLHAGADWQAVADRLGLPLIVKPAREGSSIGLTKVTSVAELPAAYEKAARLDRDVMAEQFIEGDELTCPIIGEGESATALPLIRIVAPQANYDYQNKYFTDDTRYECPAPIAADVAARVQALVVQAYRGLGCRGWGRADIMLRKSDNAPFLLEMNTSPGMTGHSLVPMGARAAGISYEDFVLQLAASASLELHASTDWKPE; translated from the coding sequence ATGACGACCGGTCCCTTTGTTCCCAATCCGACGATCGATCCGAAGTCCCTCGGCAAAGTGGGCGTGCTCATGGGCGGTCGTTCGGCCGAGCGCGAAATCTCGCTGATGTCCGGCAACGGCGTGCTGGCTGCGCTGCGCGCGCGCGGCGTCGATGCGCACCCGTTCGACCCGGGGCTGCAGCCCGTGGCCGATCTGGCCAAGCAAGGGTTCGACCGCGTGGTGATCTCTTTGCACGGCCGCTTTGGCGAAGACGGCACGATCCAGGGCCTGCTCGAGCAATTCGGCATTCCGTACACCGGCAGCGGCGTACTCGCATCTGCGCTGGCGATGGACAAGGAAGCCACCAAGCGCCAATGGCAGACCCACGGCCTGCCCACGCCCGATTTCGTGATGTTGCACGCCGGCGCCGACTGGCAAGCCGTGGCCGATCGCCTGGGCCTGCCGCTGATCGTCAAGCCGGCGCGCGAAGGTTCGTCGATCGGTCTGACCAAGGTCACGAGTGTTGCCGAGCTGCCCGCCGCCTACGAAAAGGCCGCGCGCCTGGACCGCGATGTGATGGCCGAGCAGTTCATCGAAGGCGACGAGCTGACCTGCCCGATCATCGGCGAGGGGGAGAGCGCTACGGCATTGCCGCTTATCCGGATCGTCGCGCCGCAGGCCAACTACGACTACCAGAACAAGTACTTCACCGACGACACGCGCTACGAATGCCCGGCACCGATTGCCGCCGACGTGGCCGCGCGCGTGCAGGCGCTGGTGGTGCAGGCATATCGCGGGCTGGGCTGCCGTGGCTGGGGCCGCGCCGACATCATGCTGCGCAAGTCCGACAACGCGCCGTTCCTGCTGGAGATGAACACGTCGCCGGGCATGACCGGCCATTCGTTGGTGCCGATGGGCGCCCGCGCGGCCGGCATCAGCTATGAAGATTTCGTATTGCAACTGGCGGCGAGTGCGTCGCTGGAGCTGCACGCGAGCACCGACTGGAAACCCGAGTAA
- the ftsZ gene encoding cell division protein FtsZ: protein MDFDMIETEMQDGTIIKVVGVGGAGGNAVQHMINRGVQGVEFICMNTDAQALKRSTASRVLQLGSTGLGAGAKPEVGKHCAEEAREQIADALRGAHMVFITAGMGGGTGTGAAPVVAQVAKEMGILTVGVVSKPFDFEGARRSKVGEHGANDLEGNVDSLIVVLNEKLFEVMGDDAEMDKCFQCADDVLHNAVAGIAEIINVDGLVNVDFEDVKTVMGEQGKAMMGTATVSGVDRARLAAEQAVASPLLEGVDLSGARGVLVNITASRSLKLSETKEVMNTIRSYAAEDATVIFGTVYDDAMGDALRVTVVATGLGRAARNKQQQPQTMTLLKTGTDNQPVAFGGGAGHSVATAPDYSNFDTPAVWRSSRESASAHVAALQEKGVDTYDIPAFLRKQAD from the coding sequence ATGGACTTCGACATGATTGAAACGGAAATGCAGGACGGCACCATCATCAAGGTGGTCGGCGTCGGCGGCGCGGGTGGCAATGCCGTGCAGCACATGATCAACCGCGGCGTGCAAGGCGTGGAATTCATCTGCATGAACACCGATGCGCAGGCGCTCAAGCGCTCCACCGCATCGCGCGTGCTGCAGCTCGGCAGCACGGGGCTGGGCGCTGGCGCCAAGCCGGAAGTCGGCAAGCACTGCGCAGAGGAAGCCCGTGAGCAGATCGCCGACGCACTGCGTGGCGCGCACATGGTCTTCATTACCGCCGGCATGGGCGGTGGCACGGGCACCGGTGCAGCACCGGTGGTTGCACAGGTCGCCAAGGAAATGGGCATCCTGACCGTGGGCGTTGTCTCCAAGCCGTTCGACTTCGAAGGCGCACGCCGTTCGAAGGTTGGCGAGCATGGCGCGAACGACCTCGAAGGCAACGTCGATTCGCTGATCGTCGTGCTCAACGAAAAGCTCTTCGAAGTCATGGGCGACGACGCCGAGATGGACAAGTGCTTCCAGTGCGCCGACGACGTGCTGCACAACGCGGTCGCCGGCATTGCGGAAATCATCAACGTCGACGGTCTGGTGAACGTCGACTTTGAAGACGTGAAGACAGTGATGGGCGAACAGGGCAAGGCGATGATGGGCACGGCCACCGTGTCCGGCGTCGACCGTGCGCGTCTGGCCGCTGAGCAAGCCGTGGCAAGCCCGCTGCTGGAAGGCGTGGACCTGTCGGGTGCGCGTGGCGTGCTGGTCAACATCACGGCCAGCCGCTCGCTCAAGCTGTCTGAGACCAAGGAAGTGATGAACACCATCCGCAGCTATGCCGCGGAAGATGCCACCGTCATCTTCGGTACGGTCTACGACGACGCCATGGGCGATGCGCTGCGCGTGACCGTGGTTGCCACGGGTCTGGGCCGCGCTGCTCGCAACAAGCAACAACAGCCGCAGACGATGACGCTGCTGAAGACCGGCACCGACAACCAGCCGGTGGCGTTCGGCGGTGGCGCCGGTCACTCGGTGGCAACGGCCCCGGACTACAGCAATTTCGACACCCCGGCCGTGTGGCGCAGCTCGCGTGAGTCGGCATCGGCTCACGTGGCGGCACTGCAAGAAAAGGGTGTCGACACGTACGACATTCCGGCATTCCTGCGCAAGCAGGCGGACTGA
- the secA gene encoding preprotein translocase subunit SecA — translation MITGLLKKIFGSRNERLIKQYRRKVAQINALEPKFEALTDAELQAKTEEFRQRFAKGETLDALLPEAFAVCREASKRVMKMRHFDVQLIGGMVLHDGKIAEMRTGEGKTLTATLAVYLNAISGQGVHVVTVNDYLAQRDAEWMGRLYNWLGLSVGVNLTTMDHDQKQGAYASDITYGTNNEFGFDYLRDNMVYDAGQRVQRPLNYAIVDEVDSILIDEARTPLIISGQAEDHTDLYRRMNSIPAQLTRQIGEEKSDGTGVEKPGDYYVDEKSHQVYLTESGHEKAEHILLQAGLIGEGESLYAPQNITLMHHLYAALRAHSLFFRDQHYVVQNGEVVIVDEFTGRLMAGRRWSDGLHQAVEAKEGVQIQQENQTLATITFQNYFRMYNKLSGMTGTADTEAYEFQEIYGLETVVIPTNRTPQRKDLQDQIYKTSKERYDAVIRDIRDCYERGQPVLVGTTSIENSELLSNLLNQGKLPHQVLNAKQHEREAAIIAEAGRPKAITIATNMAGRGTDIVLGGNVEKQAGFVMADASLSDEEKAARVKQLQDEWQSLHEQVKAAGGLHIIGTERHESRRIDNQLRGRAGRQGDPGSSRFYLSLDDQLLRIFAGDRVRAIMDRLKMPEGEPIEAGIVTRSIESAQRKVEGRNFDIRKQLLQYDDVSNDQRKELYKLRNEILEAQDVGDLVKNLRESVFTELFRTYVPAETMEEQWDVAGLEKTLREDWGVDQPLVKTLEAAQSIEDEDLLKMVLDATEAVYEGKVAQVGRESFAGFERSVMLQSLDTHWREHLAALDMLRQGIHLRGYAQKDPKQEYKRESFELFGRLLDTIRNEVTRIVFTVRIQSQEELEQASEQIEEDLSALSNVQYKHDEFSELAEVAAGDAEIHGATPAMAAPRSVASAAAAALADEVPKVGRNDPCPCGSGKKYKQCHGKLA, via the coding sequence ATGATCACGGGCCTTCTCAAGAAGATTTTCGGCAGCCGTAATGAACGGCTGATCAAACAGTACCGCCGCAAGGTGGCGCAGATCAATGCGCTCGAGCCCAAGTTCGAAGCGCTCACCGATGCCGAGCTGCAGGCCAAGACCGAAGAATTCCGCCAACGCTTTGCCAAGGGCGAGACGCTCGACGCGCTCCTGCCCGAAGCGTTTGCCGTGTGCCGTGAGGCCAGCAAGCGTGTAATGAAGATGCGGCACTTCGACGTGCAGCTGATCGGTGGCATGGTGCTGCACGACGGCAAGATCGCCGAAATGCGCACGGGTGAAGGCAAGACGCTGACGGCTACGCTTGCTGTGTACCTGAACGCCATCTCTGGCCAGGGCGTGCACGTCGTGACGGTCAACGATTACCTGGCACAGCGCGACGCCGAATGGATGGGCCGCCTGTACAACTGGCTGGGCCTGTCGGTGGGGGTCAACCTGACCACCATGGACCATGACCAGAAGCAGGGCGCCTACGCATCGGACATCACCTACGGCACCAACAACGAGTTCGGCTTCGACTACCTGCGCGACAACATGGTGTACGACGCCGGCCAGCGCGTGCAGCGTCCGCTGAACTACGCGATCGTCGACGAGGTGGACTCCATCCTGATCGATGAAGCGCGTACCCCGCTGATTATCTCCGGCCAGGCGGAAGACCACACCGACCTCTACCGCCGCATGAACAGCATCCCGGCGCAGCTCACGCGCCAGATCGGCGAAGAGAAGTCGGATGGCACGGGCGTCGAGAAGCCGGGCGACTACTATGTCGACGAAAAATCGCACCAGGTCTATCTGACCGAATCCGGTCACGAGAAGGCCGAGCATATCCTGCTGCAAGCCGGTTTGATCGGCGAGGGCGAATCGCTCTACGCGCCGCAGAACATCACGCTGATGCATCACCTGTACGCCGCCCTGCGCGCGCACAGCCTGTTCTTCCGCGATCAGCACTACGTGGTGCAGAACGGTGAGGTGGTGATCGTCGATGAATTCACCGGCCGGCTGATGGCGGGCCGTCGCTGGTCCGACGGTCTGCACCAGGCGGTGGAAGCCAAGGAAGGCGTGCAGATCCAGCAGGAAAACCAGACGCTGGCGACCATCACGTTCCAGAACTACTTCCGCATGTACAACAAGCTGTCGGGCATGACAGGGACGGCGGACACGGAAGCGTACGAATTCCAGGAGATCTACGGCCTGGAAACCGTGGTGATCCCGACCAACCGCACGCCGCAGCGCAAGGACTTGCAGGATCAGATCTACAAGACTTCGAAGGAGCGCTACGACGCCGTCATTCGCGACATTCGCGATTGCTACGAGCGCGGCCAGCCGGTGCTGGTGGGCACGACGTCCATCGAGAACTCCGAACTGCTGTCGAACCTGCTGAACCAAGGGAAGCTGCCGCATCAGGTGCTCAACGCCAAGCAGCACGAGCGCGAAGCCGCGATCATTGCGGAAGCAGGCCGCCCCAAGGCGATTACCATTGCGACGAACATGGCCGGCCGCGGTACCGACATCGTGCTGGGCGGCAACGTGGAGAAGCAAGCGGGCTTTGTAATGGCCGACGCGTCGCTCTCCGACGAAGAAAAGGCCGCGCGCGTGAAGCAGTTGCAGGACGAATGGCAATCGCTGCACGAGCAGGTGAAGGCGGCGGGCGGTCTGCACATCATCGGCACCGAGCGCCACGAGTCGCGCCGGATCGACAACCAGTTGCGCGGCCGTGCTGGCCGTCAGGGCGACCCCGGTTCGTCGCGCTTCTATCTGTCGCTGGACGATCAACTGCTGCGCATTTTCGCGGGTGACCGCGTGCGCGCGATCATGGATCGCCTGAAGATGCCCGAAGGCGAGCCGATCGAAGCCGGCATCGTCACACGCTCCATCGAATCGGCGCAGCGCAAGGTCGAAGGCCGCAACTTCGACATCCGCAAGCAGCTGCTGCAATACGACGACGTTTCCAACGACCAGCGCAAGGAACTCTACAAGCTGCGTAACGAGATTCTCGAAGCGCAGGATGTGGGCGATCTCGTCAAGAACCTGCGTGAATCCGTGTTCACCGAGCTGTTCCGCACGTACGTGCCGGCGGAGACCATGGAAGAGCAGTGGGATGTTGCCGGTCTGGAAAAGACGCTGCGTGAAGACTGGGGCGTGGATCAGCCGCTGGTGAAGACGCTGGAAGCCGCCCAGTCGATCGAAGACGAAGACCTGCTCAAGATGGTGCTGGACGCCACTGAAGCGGTGTACGAAGGCAAGGTGGCGCAGGTTGGTCGTGAGTCCTTCGCCGGCTTCGAGCGTTCGGTGATGCTGCAAAGCCTCGACACGCACTGGCGTGAGCACCTGGCGGCGCTCGACATGCTGCGTCAGGGTATCCACCTGCGCGGCTATGCGCAGAAGGACCCGAAGCAGGAGTACAAGCGCGAGTCGTTCGAACTCTTCGGCCGCCTGCTCGACACCATCCGCAACGAGGTCACGCGTATTGTCTTCACGGTGCGCATCCAGTCGCAGGAAGAGCTGGAGCAAGCCTCCGAACAGATCGAAGAAGATCTTTCCGCGCTAAGCAACGTGCAGTACAAGCACGACGAGTTCAGCGAACTCGCCGAAGTGGCTGCCGGCGATGCCGAGATTCATGGCGCAACGCCGGCCATGGCCGCACCGCGATCGGTGGCATCGGCTGCTGCCGCCGCACTCGCCGACGAAGTGCCGAAGGTTGGCCGCAACGACCCGTGCCCATGCGGTTCGGGCAAGAAGTACAAGCAGTGCCACGGCAAACTCGCCTGA
- a CDS encoding M23 family metallopeptidase gives MQIILIHPRKAGATHLSRRGVFVAIGAALLAVAALSVGATWLAAKQGLLPGAAASEVAGADPRVTRENLNLMAARIGEMQAQIARLDALGARVSGLAGVPPREFDFKSQPSRGGPAGAFSRPMSMPEIQSELNRLTRSADQRTDYLSVLESTLMDRQIHAKMMPTVRPVATGYDSSGFGTRIDPFTGRRTQHDGVDFVGPVGTPIVAAAGGVVVASEFHHEYGNMIDIDHGNGLKTRYAHASKVFVKVGDIVKAGERIALIGRTGRATGPHLHFEVHVNDVPQNPVAFLENAGQPKMAANKAPAKVAAADIGKSMTAAGH, from the coding sequence ATGCAGATCATCCTGATTCACCCGCGCAAGGCCGGCGCAACGCATCTGTCGAGACGCGGCGTCTTCGTGGCTATCGGCGCGGCACTGCTGGCCGTGGCGGCCCTGTCCGTCGGTGCGACGTGGCTGGCGGCCAAGCAGGGCCTGCTGCCGGGTGCAGCCGCTTCGGAAGTTGCCGGCGCGGACCCGCGTGTCACCCGCGAGAACCTCAACCTGATGGCCGCGCGCATCGGCGAAATGCAGGCGCAAATTGCGCGCCTCGATGCGCTGGGCGCCCGGGTCTCGGGCTTGGCGGGTGTGCCGCCCCGCGAGTTCGATTTCAAATCCCAGCCGAGCCGAGGCGGGCCGGCGGGTGCGTTTTCGCGGCCGATGTCGATGCCGGAAATTCAGTCCGAGCTGAATCGCCTGACGCGCTCTGCCGACCAGCGCACCGATTACCTCAGCGTGCTAGAGAGCACCCTGATGGACCGCCAGATCCACGCGAAGATGATGCCCACCGTGCGCCCGGTAGCGACGGGTTACGACTCCTCGGGGTTTGGCACGCGGATCGATCCCTTCACGGGCCGCCGCACGCAGCATGACGGCGTCGACTTTGTGGGCCCGGTTGGCACGCCGATCGTAGCGGCCGCCGGCGGCGTGGTCGTCGCCAGTGAATTCCACCATGAATACGGCAACATGATCGATATCGATCATGGCAATGGACTGAAGACGCGCTATGCCCACGCGTCCAAGGTTTTCGTGAAGGTCGGCGACATCGTGAAGGCCGGCGAGCGCATCGCCCTGATCGGCCGTACTGGCCGCGCCACAGGCCCGCACCTGCACTTCGAGGTGCACGTCAACGACGTCCCGCAGAATCCGGTGGCCTTCCTGGAGAACGCCGGCCAGCCCAAGATGGCAGCCAACAAGGCGCCGGCGAAGGTCGCAGCGGCCGATATCGGCAAGAGCATGACCGCTGCGGGCCATTGA
- the ftsA gene encoding cell division protein FtsA — protein sequence MSKEYKDLLVGLDIGTSKVVAVVAELRPDGAYEVIGMGQTESKGLKKGVVVNIEATVQSIQKALEEAELMADCKIGEVFTGIAGSHIRSFNSSGMVAIKDKEVTSTDVARVIETAKAVNIPTDQQILHILTQEFIIDGQEDVREPIGMSGIRLEVKVHIVTGAVSAAQNIVKCVRRCGLEVHDLILQPLASSLAVLTEDEKELGVVLVDIGSGTTDIAIFSEGAIRHTAVIPIAGDQITNDIAMALRTPTPDAEDIKIQYGIAKQVLADPDEMIDVPGVGDRGPRTLSRQALAAVIEPRVEELFSLVHQVVRESGYEELLSSGVVLTGGTAMMPGMVELGEDMFLKPVRVGVPEYRGNLHEVVKSPRYATVMGLLQEGRVQRVRGRKVVVQSGSAKQIWTRMKEWFIGNF from the coding sequence ATGAGCAAGGAATACAAGGATCTTCTGGTCGGGCTGGATATCGGCACCTCCAAGGTGGTGGCGGTGGTCGCCGAGCTGCGTCCTGACGGCGCCTACGAGGTCATCGGCATGGGCCAGACCGAATCGAAGGGGCTCAAGAAGGGCGTAGTCGTCAATATCGAGGCGACCGTCCAGTCGATCCAGAAGGCGCTCGAAGAAGCGGAGCTGATGGCCGACTGCAAGATCGGCGAGGTTTTCACGGGCATTGCCGGCAGCCACATCCGCAGCTTCAATTCGAGCGGCATGGTGGCGATCAAGGACAAGGAAGTCACCTCCACCGATGTGGCGCGCGTGATCGAGACCGCCAAGGCCGTCAACATCCCGACCGATCAGCAGATCCTGCACATCCTGACGCAGGAATTCATCATCGACGGTCAGGAAGACGTGCGCGAGCCGATCGGCATGAGCGGTATCCGGCTCGAGGTGAAGGTGCATATCGTGACCGGCGCCGTAAGCGCGGCACAGAACATCGTCAAGTGCGTGCGCCGTTGCGGGCTGGAAGTGCACGACCTGATTCTGCAGCCGCTGGCATCAAGCCTGGCCGTGCTGACCGAAGACGAAAAGGAACTCGGCGTGGTGCTGGTGGACATCGGCAGCGGCACGACCGACATCGCCATCTTCAGCGAAGGTGCGATCCGCCACACGGCCGTGATCCCCATCGCCGGCGACCAGATCACCAACGACATCGCCATGGCCCTGCGCACGCCGACGCCGGACGCCGAGGACATCAAGATCCAGTACGGCATCGCCAAGCAGGTGCTGGCCGATCCGGACGAGATGATCGATGTGCCGGGCGTCGGCGACCGTGGCCCGCGCACGCTTTCGCGCCAGGCGCTGGCCGCCGTAATCGAGCCGCGCGTGGAAGAACTCTTCTCGCTCGTGCATCAGGTGGTGCGCGAATCCGGTTACGAAGAACTGCTCTCCAGCGGCGTGGTGCTCACTGGCGGTACTGCAATGATGCCGGGCATGGTCGAGTTGGGTGAAGACATGTTCTTGAAGCCCGTGCGCGTGGGCGTGCCGGAGTACCGAGGCAACCTGCACGAAGTTGTGAAGAGCCCGCGTTACGCCACGGTGATGGGCCTGCTGCAGGAGGGTCGCGTGCAGCGCGTGCGCGGCCGCAAGGTCGTGGTGCAGTCCGGATCGGCCAAACAGATCTGGACACGCATGAAGGAATGGTTCATCGGCAATTTCTGA
- a CDS encoding peroxiredoxin gives MIQPGQPLPGATLYEFFEVEKDGCALGPNAFSVQHLAEGKTIVIFGLPGAFTPTCSARHVPGYLANYDALRAKGVDEIWCVSVNDAFVMGAWARTQGTDDKIRMLGDGSAEFTSKLGLDQDLSKRGMGVRSQRYAMVVKDGVVTALQVEAPGQFSVSSAESILAVL, from the coding sequence ATGATCCAGCCCGGTCAACCGCTTCCCGGCGCAACGCTCTACGAGTTCTTTGAAGTGGAAAAGGACGGCTGCGCGCTGGGCCCCAACGCTTTCTCCGTCCAGCATCTGGCCGAGGGCAAGACGATCGTCATCTTCGGGCTGCCCGGTGCGTTCACACCGACCTGCTCCGCGCGGCATGTGCCAGGCTACCTCGCCAACTACGACGCACTGCGCGCCAAGGGTGTCGACGAAATCTGGTGTGTGTCTGTCAACGACGCCTTTGTGATGGGCGCCTGGGCTCGCACGCAGGGCACCGACGACAAGATCCGCATGCTCGGCGACGGCAGCGCAGAGTTCACGAGCAAACTCGGCCTCGACCAGGATCTCTCCAAGCGCGGCATGGGCGTGCGTTCCCAGCGTTATGCGATGGTCGTGAAGGACGGTGTGGTAACTGCGCTACAGGTCGAAGCACCCGGACAGTTCTCCGTCAGCAGTGCCGAATCGATCCTCGCGGTACTCTGA
- a CDS encoding DciA family protein gives MRIFVHPALKTPVAKPVQDWLSGAGSVGPLMQAARQLASLEAEVLSLLPPGLGGGVAVGGIKNDARDSREATLVLLAAHSAAAARLRQVVPTLLERLQRRGSQITAIRVRVQPQGGNDSLWPQETEKPPKRAKMTAVGVNSLAALANELPDSPLREALAEMVARHVAPAAKPK, from the coding sequence ATGCGAATCTTTGTTCATCCCGCTCTCAAGACGCCTGTGGCTAAACCCGTTCAGGATTGGCTCTCGGGTGCCGGTTCGGTCGGCCCGCTGATGCAGGCGGCCAGGCAATTGGCGTCGTTGGAAGCGGAGGTGTTGTCGCTGTTGCCACCCGGTCTGGGCGGCGGGGTGGCCGTCGGTGGCATCAAGAACGATGCGCGCGACAGCCGCGAAGCGACTCTGGTGTTGCTCGCCGCACATAGTGCGGCTGCGGCGCGCTTGCGGCAGGTGGTACCCACCTTGCTGGAACGTCTGCAGCGCCGGGGATCGCAGATTACCGCAATTCGTGTACGGGTACAACCGCAGGGCGGGAATGACAGTTTATGGCCACAAGAGACCGAAAAGCCGCCTAAACGCGCCAAGATGACCGCAGTTGGAGTCAACAGCCTGGCGGCCCTGGCCAATGAACTGCCCGATTCGCCGCTCCGGGAGGCCCTGGCCGAAATGGTTGCGCGACACGTCGCGCCAGCGGCCAAGCCTAAATAA
- a CDS encoding cell division protein FtsQ/DivIB yields the protein MWHNTRLLNAVASALYALLALGALGVGAIWLMQRPTFQLQQVRVMPMAGSELRHVNVPSLRANALAKLRGNFFSLNLDDARAAFESVPWVRRASVRRVWPNGLLVEVQEHEALGTWGGNESGKLVNTYGEVFVANLAEAEDDTDLVALAGPEGTEQDVVDKLETMTEWFKPMNVEPLSVTLTDRYAWRARLSNGTVIELGRELNDDDRTALAARARRFVRAWPEVTKRWGGQIEYADLRYPNGFAVRAAGVRFLTDAQAAVLAKGGKLPGTARGTSGAAKPKATLGGKPAANNKATRSTEKTR from the coding sequence ATGTGGCACAACACCCGTCTCCTCAACGCCGTCGCGAGTGCGCTGTATGCGCTGCTCGCGCTTGGCGCGTTGGGCGTTGGGGCGATCTGGCTGATGCAGCGGCCGACGTTCCAGCTGCAGCAGGTGCGCGTGATGCCGATGGCGGGCAGCGAGTTGCGCCACGTGAATGTGCCGAGCCTGCGCGCCAACGCGTTGGCCAAGCTGCGCGGCAATTTCTTCTCGCTGAATCTGGACGATGCGCGTGCGGCGTTCGAATCGGTGCCGTGGGTGCGGCGCGCGAGCGTGCGCCGCGTGTGGCCCAACGGGCTGCTGGTGGAAGTGCAAGAGCACGAAGCGCTCGGCACCTGGGGCGGCAATGAGTCCGGCAAGCTGGTCAACACGTATGGCGAAGTCTTCGTGGCCAACCTGGCCGAAGCCGAGGACGACACCGACCTGGTGGCGCTGGCTGGACCCGAAGGTACCGAACAGGACGTGGTCGACAAGCTGGAGACCATGACCGAGTGGTTCAAGCCGATGAATGTCGAGCCGTTGAGCGTGACGCTCACCGACCGCTATGCGTGGCGCGCGCGGTTGTCCAACGGCACGGTCATCGAGCTGGGCCGCGAACTGAATGACGATGACCGCACCGCGCTGGCCGCGCGTGCCCGCCGCTTTGTGCGTGCGTGGCCGGAGGTGACCAAGCGCTGGGGCGGTCAGATTGAATACGCCGATCTGCGGTATCCCAACGGATTCGCAGTTCGTGCGGCGGGTGTGCGCTTCCTGACCGATGCGCAGGCTGCGGTGCTGGCCAAGGGGGGCAAGTTGCCCGGCACCGCGCGTGGCACCAGCGGTGCTGCAAAGCCGAAAGCCACGCTGGGGGGTAAGCCGGCGGCCAACAACAAAGCAACGCGAAGCACAGAGAAAACGCGATGA